Genomic segment of Trichoderma breve strain T069 chromosome 7 map unlocalized scaffold00007, whole genome shotgun sequence:
GACGTTGAGTGCGCCGGGGAAaggctcttctcttccattccAAGGCATTCCTCCGGCTCCGCAGAGTATAACAAAGCTAGAAGACGTAAAGGACAAATTACTCTAAGTGTGCCACGCACCGGACCCTTCTGGAGACAAAACTGCTACGACTTGTGGCACAGGTCCCAACACAAacactctttctctctctctatacCAGTCATTATCCAGGAAGTCATCTGAAGCCTGCCGCAATATGACTAAAATGGAGCAGAAGGTGCCATTTAAGCTGGCGGCAAACATGATCCCCCAAGCCGCATAAGTAGGTAGCTATGTATATAGACAAAATGTAGTGACTTTATGGCGACGAAGTATCAGTacctatatattatatagGGAAGATTCAGAGACTATGTAGTACGGGGTACCATAAGAAGGTGGCCAGTAGTGCTCGTACTGCTGGGTATTGCTGGCGTAGTAGCTCGACTACTACATTTATTCTGGCGTAGTGCGTTTTAGTTCATGCCCACTTCCCCAAGAAGCTCATGAGAACCATGCCAGCAATAAGACCAAAACCGGCAAAACCAGTGACCAAGGGGTTCGAGTTGGTCAACTCCCCATCATATATCCAATCGCGAGCCCACATTTCAACCACTCCAACCCACACAAGGATACCAGCTGAAAGTGCGTCCAGCGTCCCAAGCGCAATTAGCGTAGATGGATCGTTACCATTAAATTTGTGCAAAACCCCAATGCCGATGGCCATTCCGACAGGGGTCACGAGTGCGAATGCCAACGCCATGTACATCATGTTCAACCATGACAGTTTCCTGCTTGAAAGTTCCACCTCATTTACGGCAGCTCCTGTCGTCGTATCAATCTTTCTCGAGGTCGGCGGCGACGGGCTACTGTGGCCACCATGGCTCGTTATTGTTTTATGTCCCACGGCTGCAATACGAGTGCCGAGGGCAATGCCTTCGAAAACTtggtggaagacgatgacaatAAACAgtgtgatgaagaaggagtCACCAGCCACGACGAGGGTCAGTCCAATCACTGTTTTCCATTTAGTATGATGCCATGTAAAGTCGCGTCAAACTTGGCGACAAAGGTGTCGACAGggcgttgaagatgagtCTGAGGGAAGAACTTACGCAGGGAATGAAAGATGATACCCGCTTCCAAAACTAAAACGTTCACTACCTCATCGTTCTGTCTAGAAGATCCTGTCTCTGTCGTGCTAATTGTTCTGGATATACGGTGCGCAACATAGTCGGCCAGCCATGAGAGAAAGAGGCCAGCCATGACCACTGCCGATGTTAGACCTTCATATTCTATGGATAGGCATTCATTCGTAAACATCAGCGTGGCATGTGTAAAAAGCTGTCCGAGAAGTTAATTCAGCTTTTGCCGTCAATTTTATATAGTAACCAGCGAGGGGATACTTGCATGGACAAATGCAGTAGAGATTATTACACCAGTTCCAAACTGCTTTAATATTAAGAAAATGATGTGGAATTTCTTGGGTAATGTTGAGGCGAGGAATATGGGTGCAGAGACACCTAGACGCCCAAGTTAATATAGCTGCCGATAATATTTGTCAAGTTATTGTTTGGTTTGTTACCTATGAAGCTCGTTACCAGAATGACGAAAAGGAGGCCGATCCTGAGAGGGATATTATAATCACGTTCCTGGCGAGAGCAGTTTTTCACGCCCTCATTTTCACCATCTCCCCCAACGCAGTGCCTTGCCAAGGTCAACAATCCTGCTTCGTGTTTTGAAGGTGGAAAAATTAGCAGGGGAAATCAAGAACAAGCTTACTCGACACCAGCGTGGAAGTGACAATGCTCTCCATCGGGATCTGTAGTGTCGTCACCAGAGCTGGAACCGTCGTCTTCGCCGCCCTCGACGTCGGTGATGACTTCAACATCCTCGCCGTTAGGGTCAAGGCAGTAGCTGTGATTATATGAGTTTCCTTTTTCGCAATGTAAGCATCTCAAAGAGATTGATTACGTATCAGCGCCGTGGTGATGGCAGCCAGTGTACTCTGGCGCCGGGCTCGTCGTCCCGCTTGCAATGACTTGATACTCTGTCGTACCAACCATGCAAAAACTATAGAAGAGCAATCAGACCTTTGTTACTCGAGAATTTTGGACCGTGAATTTCGAGTTCTGAAAGGGAACACGCACAACTCAGTACCGTGTGCGTGGCAGGCGGTCACCGATTCGAAGTCATTGCTCGCAGCAGTCGCACTGGGCGCTGGAGTGACCGACGGTGCGGCggttgatgctgcttgtCGCTGAACAAATTGTGCTGGATGCAGCCCAGAAACAAGTGGCGCCAAAAGTAGTGCAAAAGTGCACAAATTTGGAGTGCGGAAAACACGGATATCCTGAGGTTGGAAGTATCCCATACTGAGGAGTTAGATGTGTTGCAATCTGATGATTCGGAAACAAGGTGACAATGATTATAGAGAAGAGGAATGTTTAATACAGTGACAAAATGTCCGATGTCTGAGCGAAGGCTGGAATTTATCGACGAGTAAGAGACTTTTTAGCTAGCTAACTGGAGTCAACATCCTAGTTATTAAGTTGTGTTTGAACAGCCTTGAACATGCGGAGGCTTGCTTGAGGGAGGAAATAGTGCATGCCGCACATCGACGGCCAAGATCAGTCACAGCGACAATGATTCTCCATTTGATTTCCCGTTCTCGAAGCTCGAAGGTCCATCAAGGTTCCTTCGCTCTCGTAATTTTCTATTGCCAACAGTCCTTGGCAAGCCAATGCCAAGAGAACGAGTGATTTTTAGACCAGGAGCTCGGCCGTACTATGGCAAAGGTCCTTCACAATGCCATGGACGCAGTTCGCATGTCTGTCCTAGAAGGTCTATCAAGGTGTTCTACTATACCTCGCCGTTCAATATTGCCAAGCATCTTGGCAAGCTGATGCCAACGAGTCCGGGTCTTGGCTTTTGCCAAGCTTCGCCGACTGGCAAGCGACCAATTTTGCCACTTTGGAGTCGTGGGGTGTTGTCAAGGGTTTCTGCAGATCTCTCTCCATCGATGTGCAGTGAGGCCTTTGATGTGATAATTAATTTCGTGAATTTACTAGGCTTCCCAAACTGTGAGTACGTGTAAGAATCTGGGACATGAAAATCTCCCAGCGCTATTCGTATTCCTGATTCCGCTCTTTATGTTGTGAGACGGTATTAGTTTGATATACAAACGGCATCTCAGAGGAACCTAGTGGTAAACTACGGACGAGCGCAAAGGTAGAGCGGTGGAGCGTGCCCTCGCCTTCAAGGACCCTTAGATTTCTGACTGTGATAGAGTTGGAATATAAGACTTAAGCAGAAGAGCTCTTGTATTGCAATTGTTCACTGAATATATAGTTTCTTGAATGTTGCTTTAATACTGTGAAGCAGGGTGTTGAACACTGCTTTCAACTAGTTTCCTTCAGATCTATAACCAAAATGAAAGCGTCGCGCACTCTTTGCACTCCTCAGTCTGAAACTCTTTGAGGTTCTAGATTATATATATTGACGCTTTCTGTAACCTCCATATGCGTGTTTCATTGACTGTAGGTGCATTGCGTAACTGAATTTGTCAGATTACTTAGACCGGAGTTTTGGCGCTTGAAGTTATACCTCGTCGCTCATCCCAGTTGAAGAGAACTTGGATCTAGCGAGTAGTATCATCGCAGTGATACTCTGTGGTTCCATCAGGGCAGACGCCGCCATGGGAATGACAGGTGTTGCTGTTGGGTTTGCGGCCGGCACAGCAGAACTCGCAGTTGCCAACAGGTGCACCGCAGTTTGTGGGTGGAACACAAGTTCGCAGAATAAGGTATGAAGTCGAAGGAGTATCGCGGGGCATGGGCGAGgtagccgccgccgcagccgcgAGGGCGTAAGGTAGAATAGCGAAGACCTTGAAGGAAACCATGTTGGTAAATTTAGGTTGACTAGAGGCGTGTTTTCGGGAACAATACACTGTTGTCACTCTTATGATAGTTGTTGCCAGCAGACTTACACACGAAGAGACCTGATCATAGTTTATATAGGCAGCGAACACAATACAAGTAGAACAGGAGCGTGCTACTCATTGATCGTCATTGCTACCAGACACCTCTCAAGGTTCTTGAGGATCATCCTATCTGGTTTATCCCATGACATGAAATCCATCAAGCATCTCGTTCCAATACCATGCGGTAAATTATCATCCTATTGTTGGCATTTGCAGATGGATCGTCACGCAGTAACCTGTTTTCAACTCTGTCGAGGAGTTCTGCCGCGAGCTCCTTTTTTGGAAGGTCATTACCGCTTGGCATATGAAAATACTACGTTGATCTGACAACATTCGGTGACCAAATTGACATTGACTAAACAGCTGTAACTCTTTAAGtttaagcttattattaagtattataatagtttaaataataaacaagctaatatatttagtaaatacttaaattactttttaaaaaatactaaaagTTAAGgtataaatattaaagaaaaattaatataaagaCTGTTTTGTCCTCACCTCCATAGATGAACTGTTTCATCTATCAGTCACGGGCCGAGTACCTCTGCACCCTGTCCAATCAGTGAACCTTAGTTCTCGGCTCTTTAACCTATCATAAAAGAAATGTATGTATTGTACATACCATAGGCATGCATGAGAAATCCTCAGGGGAAACAAAAGATACCGGGAAAACAAACAGGGCAGCTTAGTTTGGAGGATGCAGCCAAGAAATATAGGTTCTTGGCCAGTCCAGAGAGGTTCTCGCGAATACCGGGAAAACCAACAGGACAGCTGAGTTTGGAGGATGCAGCCAAGAAATATAGGTTCTTGGCCAGTCCAGAGAGGTTCTCACGCTACAATAACCCTCGAAGCAGAGTGAAATGATCCTAGAAAGAGGGGTAGTCCATTCCTGACCATGTTGGTAGCTTTAAcgcttcatctttggcggcaTTATTATCGGCATTGCCAATTGGCAACGAATCCGTCGGCCTGTCCGAGAGACGCTCGATCTGATCCAGCTCATGCTGTGGCGCTCAGAGCTCAGAGAGAATGTGCCACTCAGAGGTCTCTCCTGACACATGTCAACATACCTATATATAACCAGAGACGCACAGTCGTAGGCCAATCCTACTCACAACAGCCTATTATCCCATCCACACATGTTGGCGAAGCCAATCTCCTATTCTAGTTTGTTTAACTCACTCATTCTTTAAGATCGCAAAATGCATCTCAGTCTAGCCATTCTCATCGCCCTGTCGGGTATGCAGCCGGTAGCAGCCCAATGCACGACAAGCACCCAAGTCATGGTTGGTATTGACACCACCGTTACCGACCTAAACGCCTTCCAGAGCTCGCTCAACTCCGCGTTTCCGGTTTCGTCTGGAGGTGACTCGGACACCACGATCTTTGTTCATACCTCACTCTATACATACCCGGGAGGCAGCTTTTATGGATATGCCACTGCGGACCCCGAACAGCTGAAGAGCGCTGGTTTCCATCTGGTAACAATGACGCAGACGACTACGTCTTGTCCCCCAACGACGACCGAGGAAACATCCGCGTCGTTTAGCCTGCCTCCCTCGCCGACTGGCTCAATCTGTACTCCGCATGAGGATCACTGTATGTGCAGTCTTATTCGATGTTGACTCGTTACTGGCTGAGGAAGCCAGGATCTGAAGTCAACTCCACACGGGCATTGTGACATGAAGCTAAATAAGGATTGTAGGGCATTGCTCGCCGACAAACAGCGTTTCTGAGCCTAGCGCAACCTGTTCGCCACATTTCGATCACTGGCACTGCCCTCCTGGTGTGCCATCTCCCACCTACCTACCACTAGAAGCGACAGGCACATCGTCCTTCGATGAGACCACGACTGGTGGGCCGTCCAGGACATCTGCGGCAACATCGGCGCCGTCGACTGTGGGTACGAACGCTGCGTCTAAGCCTATGGCGATGACACTACTGGGAATTGTTTCCTTAGCATgtctcatctccaactttgTCTAGTAGAATTGAGAGGTATGGCACGCATAGAGAAACACATCTGGGTGTTGAATCATGAAAAGAAGGGTCTATGCACCCCTCGACTGAAGGCTGTAATACAGTACGAAATGAGATGGTTCTAGTCGTAAGCTTCTGGAGTTCAAATAACTGAAGGATGAGAGGGTGCAAACTTCCGTTCGACTACCCACCAACAGCACCTACCATTTGGGCAGCACATGGAGAAATTGATTGATATTCTCGCCTTATTTAAAGTCGCTGGACTCTTTAATACATGTTCTGTCTATTTTACGAGTAAAATATAGAGTTGTACTAACATTCGTGAGAGTTGAATAAGCTGATATACCTTCGATATCCAGCTTGTTTTGTATGGCCGTGCCATTAAGAAGGTCAAACGTACACAAATAAGTCGTGTAGCTCCAGACAGCGGAGCAGCAAGGCGCCAAGCACAAACAGAACACTTCACATTGCCTCTCTAAGAATATAGATATACAGAGGGATGACTACGCCAGATTGACTGCGAGTTTGAACAACAGCTCAAATAGATAGCCTTGTTTGCTCACCGACCTTCTGTAAATATCTGTGCAGTCTGTAAtagaaacaagcaaacagaaGTCACCCATAGGCGCACAGACAGCTCCAAGTGACGGTGTGGTGCCACATTGGTTCTACTTCGTACTCTGGTCCTCAGATGGTTGCCAAGAAGCCGAAGGTAGGGGGTTGTCTCCGTTCTGTGGAGTAGCAACTGCGTAGGGGGGGCTTACGAAAGCTGGGCGATGAGCATATAAGCAGCCCTGACCATCAAGGTCTATGGCGCAGCAGCTACGCAGGTCGCCGAACTTTCAGTATTGCCTCACTCTCACCGTCATAACTTTGGTCGCTAAAGTAGTATTGAATGAGGATGGGGGCCCGCAGTATTGTATTTGCTCTGGCGGCAGCCTTTTGTCTCCGGGCTGGTCTGGCGAGCTCCTTACCGCAATTCCATCATGAAGAGAATTTCGCCAGTCAATCCGCCCCGAAGGCGGTTTTGAACCAAGTTGGGCCGGTTTGTGGTGTTCATTCCACGGCATAACTTTAGCCAAGCGCTCTAACAGATGAAGGCATCCATTGATCGCATCGTTGAAATACACCAAGTCTTCGTCACTTACGAAGAACAAGTCGTCGCTTCTGATATCGACTCGCCCCATCGCAGcgcggagaagaagcaattgCTAAAACGCATGAGCAAGTTTTACGGCTCCTGGAACAATCTTCATCCAAGGCATAGACTCCTTGAGGCTCTCCACGGCTTCTACCGTTATAAGGAGAAGAATCTACCAGAGCTAGAGCGGTGGAAAACACTCTATGATAATGCATCGCCGCAGCAGAAAATGGTGAGGCAAATTTCTCTCATTCATTGTTCCCGCAATTCGCCTCGGATCGCATCTGACACATTCAGCTTCTGGAGGACACGGTGCAATACAGCCAAAAATTTGCTTCCGTCGCTAACCTGATAACTGCCAACCACGAGTTGTGCCAAGAAGTGCTCCAGTCCGCGCTTGAATTCTATGAGATCCACCCCAGTGAGCTCGAGCAGTTTGTTCGAGACAGGGAAAGTCACGGACACACTGCGGACAGAGTTAGCGTCTCTCAGGGGTTGAAGCATTTGGTTCGCGACTGGTCCGACGAAGGAGATGTAGAACGCATTCAAGCATTTCCAATTATTCTGCGCTCCCTGCACAACCTGTTCCCAAACCGTGAGAATCAGAGAGTCCGGATTCTCTTACCAGGCTCGGGCCTCGGGCGCCTAGGTCACGAAATTGCCGCCCTTCGAGGTAAGTGTACTGCGCGACTGGTGCTGGAGTGGCGGCTGACAAGCTATGTCTAGGCTTTGAGGTCACGAACAACGAATGGTCCATGTACATGAACACACTATATCGCTTTAtagagaagcagaaggacATGAATAACCGCAAAGTTCACCCTTTTGTGGACAGCTGGTCGCATCATTCCACCTCGGCAAATATGATGCGTGGTGTTCTCTTCCCAGACAAATATATTAATTCTAACGACGTCTTACTTGTTGAAGGAGATTTTACAACGATTCTGAAGGGGCATGGCAAATTCGATGCAATCGTCACACACTTCTTCATTGATACGGCCAGGAACTTGATGGCATATTTGGATACGATCCATCGGCTTCTGAAGCCTGGCGGTTTTTGGATTAACTATGGTCCTCTACTGTATGGTAGTGGTCCATTTGTGCAGTTGTCGCTGGATGAGCTTATGCAAGTTATTGTGGCCAAGGGTTTCCACTTAGTGAATAGTCCTTCACAGGAAGCACTCCATGCTGATATACGTAATACTACCTTGCAGGATATTCCTGTATGGAGTGTAGAGGCTACATATGGGTTTGATGCTAGGGCATTGGTAAAAAATGCTTATCTAGCTCAGTTTTGGATTGCAATGAAAATATAATTGATTGCGGGTAATGTGAAATATTTCCTGTCGACTAAAATCTATTGATGATTTTGCGAAGCTACCTTATAAAATCAGCACATCTATTTAAACGCATAGAGAAGCTTACGTTTTATGCCTAGTATTGTCTGCGATATACGGAATATATAGCCCCTGCTAATAAAAAGAGGTCTAATATATAGGTAAGTAGTGAAAAGAATTACATTAGAGGAATCATATATTAATGCTTAGTAAGTACACACTTTTACTGATTATGGTATAAAGCTGATGCAAGATTATGCAGTACCGGGTTAATCTGTGGAGAGCATCCACCGACGAATTTTGCGAGGTAATTCGGTGTCGGCACTTTGCAATCAAGGTGGCGTTGGAACTTTGTGGGAACAGTGCAAACTCAGACCCTGGATAGGCTCCTTCAGCTCTGCCAGCTGGGCTAAACAATTGATCGCCTTCGATTCCGCATCGAGCGGCGTAGACGAGAGAGGCTCTAGGAGCCCCAAAAAGAGTAATCTATCACAGTAGTAGACTTCTGGAGATTGAATCTTCGAGCCTCCTAGATTCGTTTATGATATAAGAAGCTAAGAAATGAACTGTATGATGATCGCATCAACTCCTTTGTGACATTTCCGCTGTTAGGAAGCCCTGGGGAAATAGTTTCTCGGCGATGCTACAACTGTTGAGATGTGTAGTTAGATGCAATATTGTATTGGTGAAAGGTCTTGGTTATCTATCAAAACGTCGGGGGCAGGACTTCTTATATATACACAACCTACGAGATCCACAGAGACAGATCGGTCAAGGATACCCTgcaacaacaataacaaccTTCTGGGCGATACGACTATCACAGAGAATATATGGCAGTTGAGGCTGGTTCATCAGATCTCATATAGAGGCGATCAGTGTTTCGACGGTAAGTCAAAGATGCCTCAAGATTCTGGAGTGGGGGAATGTCTTCCAACCGACAAGCTGGTGAGAGTAGCCGCATCTTAGCAGCTCCCGTCGTCTGGGAGCATGAGATGGCATTGCAACACCTGGAATGACGGATCCCATATATGTTTAGCTCATACAAAGAAAACATGTAAAGACCATAATGATGACGACGTATGTGAGAATTGCTTGCAGAGTAATCTTATAGTAGGACATGGGAGACAGTCTAAGAAGGAAACATGTCGGTATATTACTGAGGAGGAATAGTCATGTCTGCTTAAGCGCAGTGATACTGCCCTTGAACCGGAATTTCCACTAAAGTAGATATGGTTGAATACCGCCTTACAGGCGCAAAGGGGCCATGCGCCATTTCATTGAATACTCCATCATTTCTCATATTGTTGTATATTGCCTCGGatatagtatatatacaGGGTTCTGCCTCCAATCAAGCCAGGGGAACAGAGTTTGGGTTTGCTATATACACCTGAAAATATATACCAGTTCGATCCATTCGTAACATGAGCTGGGATCGTGTGCCGCTTTCGTCTGAATCCTTCACCTGTAATTTCCTATTCTTATCTTTGGCCTTGGGGCACTTAGCACTGGACCGAGTAGCCGTGGGCGGTGCCAAAGCCACCCCAGCAAAGACCAGTTGGCGAACCAGCAGGGATGCCGAAGCTGAAACCATCGTTGCAGCCGCCCAACCAGATACGGAGATCGCACGAGGTGTCCGTTGCGAGGATGCTGTTGTAGCCGAATGGCAGGACCGAGTTGGTGAGCACGCACCCGACACTGCCGGAGACACAATTGCTGAACTGGCTTCCTGAGAAAGAGCATCC
This window contains:
- a CDS encoding ZIP zinc transporter domain-containing protein; this encodes MGYFQPQDIRVFRTPNLCTFALLLAPLVSGLHPAQFVQRQAASTAAPSVTPAPSATAASNDFESVTACHAHGTEFFCMVGTTEYQVIASGTTSPAPEYTGCHHHGADTYCLDPNGEDVEVITDVEGGEDDGSSSGDDTTDPDGEHCHFHAGVEHCVGGDGENEGVKNCSRQERDYNIPLRIGLLFVILVTSFIGVSAPIFLASTLPKKFHIIFLILKQFGTGVIISTAFVHLFTHATLMFTNECLSIEYEGLTSAVVMAGLFLSWLADYVAHRISRTISTTETGSSRQNDEVVNVLVLEAGIIFHSLLIGLTLVVAGDSFFITLFIVIVFHQVFEGIALGTRIAAVELSSRKLSWLNMMYMALAFALVTPVGMAIGIGVLHKFNGNDPSTLIALGTLDALSAGILVWVGVVEMWARDWIYDGELTNSNPLVTGFAGFGLIAGMVLMSFLGKWA